The genomic interval CGATTAACCAGGCTGGTGGCCAGGCTATCGCTTTAGTAGCCGATGTAATGGACGAAAGTCAGTTATTGGAATGCAGGGCACAAGTACTGGATAAGTTCGGCAGGATTGATGGTTTGGTAAACGCTGCGGGCGGAAATCAGCCTGAAGGTGTTTTACAGCCTGAAGAAGACATCTTTAAGATGAACCTGGATGGCATGAAAAAGGTAATGGACTTAAACTTATGGGGAACAGTTATTCCTACACAGGTTTTCGGAGAATCCATTGCTGCCAGTGGTAAAGGCAGCATCGTCAATATCTCTTCGATGAATTCTAAAAGGGTAATTACTAAAGTTTTAGGCTATAATTTAGGCAAAGCTGGTGTGGATTATTATAACCAGTGGTTTGCTGTTGAACTGGCCAACCGCTATGGCGGGGCAATCCGGATGAATGCGATTGCACCAGGATTTTTCCTGACTGAACAAAACCGCACATTGTTAACACATCCGGATGGTAGTTATACTGAGCGTGGAGGATTAGCAATTAAGCAAACACCATTTAAACGTTTCGGACATCCGGATGAGTTAAAAGGTGCTTTAGTTTGGTTATTAAGTGATGCTTCTCAATTTGTAACCGGAGCCATGATTTGTGTGGATGGTGGTTTCTCTGTATTTGGAGGGGTTTAAAATATGGGAAAGGTACTGAATTTCGGAGAGCTGTTATTGCGGATTTGTCCGGATGCAGAAGGGAACTGGTTAAAGGAAAATAACCTGCCTTTTTTTGTGGGTGGTGCAGAGTTGAATGTGGCTACGGCGCTGGCTTTGTGGGAGATACCTTCCGCTTATCTGACTGCGTTACCTGATAATTCTTTAACAGAACAATTGGTAAACTATGTGAAGGGCTTAAACATTGACACATCCGCGATTCAATATACTGGTGAGCGGGTAGGTTTATACTATTTGCACCAGGGTAAAGACCTTAAAAATGCAGGGGTGATTTATGACCGCGGTGGTTCTTCGTTCGCAACTTTACAAACAGGAACGATCAACTGGGATGTTGTTTTGAAAGATGTTTCCTGGTTCCATTTTAGTGCGATCTGTCCTGCGGTAAGTTTAGCGGCAGCTGAGGTTTGCCTGGAAGCTTTAAAAGAAGCGTCAGCAAGAAATATCACGATTTCGGTCGATCTCAACTACAGAGCTAAACTCTGGAAGTATGGTAAAGAGCCTGTGGATATTTTACCAGATTTAGTGCAGTACTGCGATGTGGTGATGGGGAATTTATGGGCTGCCGAAAAAATGCTGGGTATCCCTGTCCCTGAAGGCCTGGCAGAGGCAGATCAGAAAGAACTTTATTTACAGCAATCGGCAGTAAGTTCGAAAGAAATGATTACCAGATTTCCTAAGTGTAAGGTCGTTGCCAATACTTTTCGCTTTGATGAAAAAGAAGGAGTAAAGTATTACTCTACTTTATTTTCGGAGGATAAGTTATTGGTGTCAAAGCAATATTCAGCAAAAAATATAATCAATAAGGTAGGGAGCGGAGACTGTTATATGGCGGGTTTGATCTATGGGTTCTACCAGGATAAGCCGGCAGAAGAAATACTGGAATTTGCTACAGCTGCTGCGTTCTCCAAGCTCTTTGTGGAAGGAGATGCGACCACAGTTGAAGCCGGCCGGGTTAAAGAAAAAGTAAGAAATTATGAAGACTAGAGAAAGTTCTTTAAAAGCTATAACTGAACAGGGTTTATTGCCTTTGTTTTTTTACGAAGATGCAGAGGTGAGTTTAGCAATCATCCGGACTTTGTATAAATCCGGAATCCGGGTATTGGAGTATACGAACAGGGGATTTGCTGCATTGGCAAATTTTCGCTTCCTGATTCATGCGATCGGGATTGAGATGAAAGATCTTCACCTGGGGATCGGAACAATTAAGAATACAGAAGAGGCGAGCGCTTTTATCAAAGCTGGTGCACATTTTATTGTTTGTCCGGTTGTGGATGCTGAAGTGGGTAAACTGGCGCATGATGCAGGTTTATTATGGATTCCGGGTTGTTTTACGCCAACGGAGATTAATATTGCACATCAATTGAATGCAGGAATTATTAAACTTTTTCCGGCAAATGTACTGGGGCCTGTTTATGTATCTGCTGTGAAAGAGGTATTTCCCGGACAGCTTTTTATTCCGACAGGCGGGGTAGAAATTGAAGAAGAAAAT from Pedobacter sp. WC2423 carries:
- a CDS encoding PfkB family carbohydrate kinase yields the protein MGKVLNFGELLLRICPDAEGNWLKENNLPFFVGGAELNVATALALWEIPSAYLTALPDNSLTEQLVNYVKGLNIDTSAIQYTGERVGLYYLHQGKDLKNAGVIYDRGGSSFATLQTGTINWDVVLKDVSWFHFSAICPAVSLAAAEVCLEALKEASARNITISVDLNYRAKLWKYGKEPVDILPDLVQYCDVVMGNLWAAEKMLGIPVPEGLAEADQKELYLQQSAVSSKEMITRFPKCKVVANTFRFDEKEGVKYYSTLFSEDKLLVSKQYSAKNIINKVGSGDCYMAGLIYGFYQDKPAEEILEFATAAAFSKLFVEGDATTVEAGRVKEKVRNYED
- a CDS encoding bifunctional 4-hydroxy-2-oxoglutarate aldolase/2-dehydro-3-deoxy-phosphogluconate aldolase, with the translated sequence MKTRESSLKAITEQGLLPLFFYEDAEVSLAIIRTLYKSGIRVLEYTNRGFAALANFRFLIHAIGIEMKDLHLGIGTIKNTEEASAFIKAGAHFIVCPVVDAEVGKLAHDAGLLWIPGCFTPTEINIAHQLNAGIIKLFPANVLGPVYVSAVKEVFPGQLFIPTGGVEIEEENMTKWFKSGVCAVGMGSKLISKEILETKDYNELAIRTKKTIEMVKATR
- a CDS encoding SDR family oxidoreductase, whose amino-acid sequence is MENTFSLKGKVIIVTGGTGILGGAFVDAVVEAGASVGILGRNANVANERADAINQAGGQAIALVADVMDESQLLECRAQVLDKFGRIDGLVNAAGGNQPEGVLQPEEDIFKMNLDGMKKVMDLNLWGTVIPTQVFGESIAASGKGSIVNISSMNSKRVITKVLGYNLGKAGVDYYNQWFAVELANRYGGAIRMNAIAPGFFLTEQNRTLLTHPDGSYTERGGLAIKQTPFKRFGHPDELKGALVWLLSDASQFVTGAMICVDGGFSVFGGV